One part of the Phragmites australis chromosome 3, lpPhrAust1.1, whole genome shotgun sequence genome encodes these proteins:
- the LOC133912051 gene encoding uncharacterized protein LOC133912051 encodes MAYYGDRRAESSILEAFTLSPLPYPVILILLMVTLLLGVSWFFTYEDFIEEAAEQFSWALLAVPIALVLLIRWISSVDSFEGYFGFYPSERRWRGYEGAPAEGSSPWGVAMVVVLLLVLASFHSTFQDMWKP; translated from the coding sequence ATGGCGTACTACGGCGACCGGCGAGCGGAGTCGTCGATCCTGGAGGCGTTCACGCTGTCGCCGCTGCCGTACCCGGTGATCCTGATCCTGCTCATGGTGACGCTCCTGCTGGGCGTCTCGTGGTTCTTCACCTACGAGGACTTCATTGAGGAGGCCGCGGAGCAGTTCAGCTGGGCGCTGCTGGCCGTGCCCATCGCGCTCGTGCTCCTCATCCGCTGGATCTCCTCCGTCGACTCCTTCGAGGGCTACTTCGGCTTCTACCCCAGTGAGCGCCGGTGGAGGGGATACGAAGGCGCCCCCGCCGAGGGTAGCTCCCCCTGGGGCGTTGCCATGGTCGTCGTGCTCCTGCTCGTGCTCGCCAGCTTCCACTCCACCTTCCAGGACATGTGGAAGCCCTGA
- the LOC133912052 gene encoding uncharacterized protein LOC133912052 isoform X1, which yields MAGEDAAATNSAEPRKPLKEEEDDDEMDNVPLALSRGKKSGNASASKVKEEEEDDELDKLLFSHPRAKKGNEKQRSTASSNAKASKVKNEENDSDDDFKPTVQKKSAAAAKISKVKKIKDEDLDLDIKEEKKRKKGGSTKGDEKMSKKEDKEKAKKERKVYELPGQKHDPPAERDSLRIFYESLYEQVPTSDMAATWLMEWGLLPLDVARKVFEKKQGQKVKSPVKIITAKRKPASPAKKTPPSSAKKTCSAANNAGKTSQKKRKASSDTEDDDDDFVAPKMKTKRQKASS from the exons ATGGCCGGAGAAGACGCCGCCGCCACCAATTCCGCAGAGCCACGTAAGCCCctcaaggaggaagaagacgacgacgaaATGGACAACGTTCCACTCGCTCTTTCTAGGGGCAAGAAATCGGGCAACGCGAGTGCCTCTAAGgtcaaggaggaggaagaggacgacGAGCTCGACAAGCTGCTGTTCTCGCATCCTCGGGCAAAGAAG GGAAATGAGAAGCAGAGAAGCACTGCGAGCAGCAATGCCAAGGCTTCTAAAGTTAAGAATGAAGAAAACGACTCTGATGATGATTTCAAG CCAACGGTGCAGAAGAAAAGTGCAGCTGCCGCCAAGATCTCCaaggttaagaaaataaaagatgaaGATTTGGACCTTGATATCAAG gaggaaaagaaaaggaagaagggagGAAGTACTAAGGGAGATGAAAAGATGTCTAAAAAGGAAGATAAGGAGAAGGCGAAGAAAGAGAGGAAGGTGTATGAATTGCCAGGGCAGAAACATGATCCTCCTGCAGAA AGGGATTCATTGAGGATATTTTATGAATCGCTCTATGAGCAGGTGCCCACTAGTGACATGGCTGCAACCTG GTTGATGGAATGGGGGTTGCTCCCGTTGGATGTGGCTAGAAAAGTTTTTGAGAAGAAACAGGGCCAGAAGGTGAAGTCACCGGTCAAAATAATCACTGCCAAGAGAAAGCCTGCTTCTCCAGCCAAGAAGACACCACCATCATCTGCGAAGAAGACCTGCTCAGCTGCGAACAATGCTGGAAAAACGTCACAAAAGAAGAGGAAGGCAAGCAGTGACACAGAAGACGATGATGACGACTTCGTAGCTCCTAAGATGAAgaccaaaaggcaaaaggcCTCTAGTTAG
- the LOC133912052 gene encoding uncharacterized protein LOC133912052 isoform X2: MAGEDAAATNSAEPRKPLKEEEDDDEMDNVPLALSRGKKSGNASASKVKEEEEDDELDKLLFSHPRAKKGNEKQRSTASSNAKASKVKNEENDSDDDFKPTVQKKSAAAAKISKVKKIKDEDLDLDIKEKKRKKGGSTKGDEKMSKKEDKEKAKKERKVYELPGQKHDPPAERDSLRIFYESLYEQVPTSDMAATWLMEWGLLPLDVARKVFEKKQGQKVKSPVKIITAKRKPASPAKKTPPSSAKKTCSAANNAGKTSQKKRKASSDTEDDDDDFVAPKMKTKRQKASS, from the exons ATGGCCGGAGAAGACGCCGCCGCCACCAATTCCGCAGAGCCACGTAAGCCCctcaaggaggaagaagacgacgacgaaATGGACAACGTTCCACTCGCTCTTTCTAGGGGCAAGAAATCGGGCAACGCGAGTGCCTCTAAGgtcaaggaggaggaagaggacgacGAGCTCGACAAGCTGCTGTTCTCGCATCCTCGGGCAAAGAAG GGAAATGAGAAGCAGAGAAGCACTGCGAGCAGCAATGCCAAGGCTTCTAAAGTTAAGAATGAAGAAAACGACTCTGATGATGATTTCAAG CCAACGGTGCAGAAGAAAAGTGCAGCTGCCGCCAAGATCTCCaaggttaagaaaataaaagatgaaGATTTGGACCTTGATATCAAG gaaaagaaaaggaagaagggagGAAGTACTAAGGGAGATGAAAAGATGTCTAAAAAGGAAGATAAGGAGAAGGCGAAGAAAGAGAGGAAGGTGTATGAATTGCCAGGGCAGAAACATGATCCTCCTGCAGAA AGGGATTCATTGAGGATATTTTATGAATCGCTCTATGAGCAGGTGCCCACTAGTGACATGGCTGCAACCTG GTTGATGGAATGGGGGTTGCTCCCGTTGGATGTGGCTAGAAAAGTTTTTGAGAAGAAACAGGGCCAGAAGGTGAAGTCACCGGTCAAAATAATCACTGCCAAGAGAAAGCCTGCTTCTCCAGCCAAGAAGACACCACCATCATCTGCGAAGAAGACCTGCTCAGCTGCGAACAATGCTGGAAAAACGTCACAAAAGAAGAGGAAGGCAAGCAGTGACACAGAAGACGATGATGACGACTTCGTAGCTCCTAAGATGAAgaccaaaaggcaaaaggcCTCTAGTTAG
- the LOC133912052 gene encoding uncharacterized protein LOC133912052 isoform X3 translates to MAGEDAAATNSAEPRKPLKEEEDDDEMDNVPLALSRGKKSGNASASKVKEEEEDDELDKLLFSHPRAKKGNEKQRSTASSNAKASKVKNEENDSDDDFKPTVQKKSAAAAKISKVKKIKDEDLDLDIKKRKKGGSTKGDEKMSKKEDKEKAKKERKVYELPGQKHDPPAERDSLRIFYESLYEQVPTSDMAATWLMEWGLLPLDVARKVFEKKQGQKVKSPVKIITAKRKPASPAKKTPPSSAKKTCSAANNAGKTSQKKRKASSDTEDDDDDFVAPKMKTKRQKASS, encoded by the exons ATGGCCGGAGAAGACGCCGCCGCCACCAATTCCGCAGAGCCACGTAAGCCCctcaaggaggaagaagacgacgacgaaATGGACAACGTTCCACTCGCTCTTTCTAGGGGCAAGAAATCGGGCAACGCGAGTGCCTCTAAGgtcaaggaggaggaagaggacgacGAGCTCGACAAGCTGCTGTTCTCGCATCCTCGGGCAAAGAAG GGAAATGAGAAGCAGAGAAGCACTGCGAGCAGCAATGCCAAGGCTTCTAAAGTTAAGAATGAAGAAAACGACTCTGATGATGATTTCAAG CCAACGGTGCAGAAGAAAAGTGCAGCTGCCGCCAAGATCTCCaaggttaagaaaataaaagatgaaGATTTGGACCTTGATATCAAG aaaaggaagaagggagGAAGTACTAAGGGAGATGAAAAGATGTCTAAAAAGGAAGATAAGGAGAAGGCGAAGAAAGAGAGGAAGGTGTATGAATTGCCAGGGCAGAAACATGATCCTCCTGCAGAA AGGGATTCATTGAGGATATTTTATGAATCGCTCTATGAGCAGGTGCCCACTAGTGACATGGCTGCAACCTG GTTGATGGAATGGGGGTTGCTCCCGTTGGATGTGGCTAGAAAAGTTTTTGAGAAGAAACAGGGCCAGAAGGTGAAGTCACCGGTCAAAATAATCACTGCCAAGAGAAAGCCTGCTTCTCCAGCCAAGAAGACACCACCATCATCTGCGAAGAAGACCTGCTCAGCTGCGAACAATGCTGGAAAAACGTCACAAAAGAAGAGGAAGGCAAGCAGTGACACAGAAGACGATGATGACGACTTCGTAGCTCCTAAGATGAAgaccaaaaggcaaaaggcCTCTAGTTAG